GTATTCTGTTCTTTATAAATGAATGTATGCACTAATATTACAAATGCCAAAAACTCTTTTTCTAAATTAACAAAGATTTTATTGCAAAACTTATTTTAATAAATACAACTTTGAAATTGTGTCTTCGCTTTCATGTTTGAAAATGTTGGGCTATCAGATTTACACCTTCAAAACAGACCTTCAAAAATAGCCCCTTAGAGCACTAGGAACACGACATCAGAACATTTAGAACTGTCAGATATTCTTTGCTTCAACCCTTCAAGTCTAGCTGGGCTCTCAGATCTGTAAGCAGTTTGGCCTGGCAGTGGCCCTTTAACTGACGATAAACTTTGAGACAGGAAGTACACCAATCGTTCGCGGAAACAACTTTACTTCTTCCTTGGCAACTGCCAAAGTTGTAGCTACCACCACACACTCACAGCAATTTAACAACTCAAAGTTAACTATAAATTGGTTTGAAATGCCTTTGATTGTCAAAGATTACACATGGACACAGACAGAAATGATTGTTTACATAAATGTACCATTAAAAGGAGTAAAGGTTGGGAAAGTAGATATCTTTTCCACAGACGAATATCTGAAGGTAAGTTTTTTGGAAACAccctaaagctagctagctaacgttaactagtacCTACCTAAATGTTAACAACAGTAGTAGATGGGCAATTGCTTTGGTAATCAGTTTGCTTTGGTTTGCCTCCATCTTAGGTACATTTCCCCCCGTTTTTATTTGAAGCCTTCCTGTCTGAGCCGATAGATGATGACAAAAGCACAGCAAAAATTGGAAATGGAGTTGCAGTTTTCACATTGCAGAAAAAGAAGGAGAGACTGTGGGAACACCTTGTGATTAATAACAGTAAGTCATTAGCTAACAGCAATATAGATATTAGTCTAATTACCTATGTAAGcgataatcaacgaggggctgGCTATGCATTTCAAAATAATGAATGACATGGAAGACGCGTTAGCAGAGTGGAATAAACCTTCCATGGAGTTGGATTATTTTCAAGAGAACGCATAGAGAGCCCCGGGTTGATTATCCCTTATATACCATGGCTATACCTTTGCTGGAAATGTGTtccaacatccactgaagtagctagtaAGTTTACTAGATAgtctagctacagtagttgccttggtaaccaaacaaacagacttgttagtttagctaaccaaaccatcagtcctagcttgctattattgAAATCGAATTcatgccaataatgttttcaattctaCTTTtactttcaaaagcagctcaaacatagaactTGTAAGAATAAACTAAAGCAATTGAATTCTACCCTGCTGATATACCGTGCCTTATAGGGAAATAATccacgctctagaatgcccttaAGATAATCAGAAACAACTATTCAACAACGCCATGGTATAAAGTAGCTGCAATACATTATGCAAAGTAGTCACAGTATTTTACAACTTAATTGTATGTATTACATTTGACCCTGATTGGTATTATTACACAAAGAAGATATTATAAGGCTCTTGTTAGTGTGTGTATCTGTTTTAGATGACAAAGACAAATCGAGAGAGATCAGGGAAAGAGCACTCTTGAAAGCCCAGGAAAAGCTTGCTGCTGAGTCGAAAGCCAAAGCCACGAAAACACAAGAAGAAAGAAAATATGCACTGGAGACCATGATGAAGGTGATACACTTGTAAAATATATTCTCTGAAATTTGTGCTAAGAATACATCTTCATTTATTTTATATTGTCAGCTTGAAGAAGAGGGGAGAGCCAAGATCCAGAAAATGAAGGATGATGAATGTGAGAAAGCAACAGCACAGTTGGAGGCATGGAAACTGAAGCAGAGACAAATAGCAGAGGAGGAGGCCCAACTAAAGCTACAAAGTCAGAGGATCAAGGTTGACAAACAAAGCAAATCGGAAAAGATACATGTACCCAGAACATCAGACCAATGCAAGGTCAAGCATGGTAAATAAAACTATGGTACAATCGAATTGTACATTCTGCAATCATAAGTTTGTTGATATGTTGAATATTCCATAATAAATATCTGCTTGTTTCTTACATAGATCAGAAAAACAGTGTTCAATCAATCAGCAAGAAAAAACAGGTGGATTTGCCAGCTCCAAGATCCACAGGCAACATTCAAATCAAGTTCACACCACGAGTGTTTCCCACGGCCCTACGAGAATCAAGAGTaccagaggaggaagaggtgtaAACTCATTTTTTCCCTTTCCACTTTCAAGTATTAACCAGGTTTTTTCATCAGTGAATCTTTGGAACTGTGGTTTATTAAAGGGCAATtccgccacttttcaacctcatatccATTATCTGCAGCACCATACCagtgtatacatactgtatgttaaaacagcacgtttctatgatctgtggttaaaaagataATAAGAACTGTCCTaaaaatgcttctctgtgacatcacagggtaggattaaaagtCAGAAAAACAGATTTTCAAAACCTTCAATGAGTTTCTTGCCAGAGGGAAGGTATATTCTTTCTCCCCACGTCACTGGGAATCGCattgtttgaaaatcactgtttttaaaatgttttcactttttGATTATGACGTCGGGTAGAACATTTTAACTTAAACTTAGAAATGCGCCATTTTCACTTATGTAAATGCTGGTATTCTGCCGGAGATAATGAAAAGTGGTGGAATTTCCCTTTAAGTATGGGTATTGATTGCTTTGTCTTTACTTTAAGCTATGAGCACGGGATGCGTTTGTCCATTCTCGGTTCCATATTGGgaggtagcatcatgttgtgtttaatttttttacattttatcaaGCCAACCCAATCATATGAATGTGTtcttttggaacagtggcttcagAAGCAGGCCGAAGCCAGAAGGGCAATACATGCAGACCTGGCAGAGCTGAAGGACCTGACAGAAGAAGAGAGGAACCCTGACTGGTTAAAGGAGAAAGGAGAGTAAGTAGGCTAATCTTGTCAAAATCAGTGATCATAAGAACATTGAAGCATAGCGTTAATATTAAATGTCTTCCCTCCATGTTTTTCAGCAAATTGTTTGCAACAGGTAACTACTTGGCTGCGATCAATGCTTACAGCCTTGCCATAAAGCTTAACAGAAAGATTCCTACCATATATTCAAACCGTTCTGCTTGTCACTTGAAACTAAGGAATCTTCATAAAGCCATTGAGGATTCCTCTTGGGTCAGTATTCATTTTCCTTGTGTAAATGTTTCCTTTTACTCAACAGCATTGGTAAAAGAGATTGTTGTATAGAACATGACATTACAATGTTTCTTCATACACACAATCTTTCATTGCAGGCACTCGATCTGTTGACGCCACCCGTGGCTGCCAATGCAAGTGCCAGAACAAGAGCTCATGTAAGACGTGGCACAGCTTTTTGTGAACTGGAGCTCTATACTGAAGGTCTGTGCAACATCAACAAGGGCATTTCTCAAGCTATATGGCTCCCCTTGGCACTTTCTATTTTAGTTTTAGATCTCATTGTTATTCATACTTGGACAAGTGAAATGCAAAAAAGAGAATACTTTGCACAatacactgcatctcagtgctagaggtgtcactacagacaccctggttcgaatccagagaTGGGTGTTTTGTACTTTACCCTCTGTAACACTGACCTCTGCTGGCTAAAAAGTAGATTATTTTGTTTGTTCTGCCCAGAATGAAAAGCCGACTGGCCTTGTGACTGAAATAATGCAGCTGTGGATATCCTAGGCTAGGAAGTAGGGATAGCTGGTTTAGCAGCCTATGCCTACCATGGCTGGTGCAGTCAGCTAAACTTTTTTTCTCTTGGAAATATTTTCATAGGTCTTCAAGATTACCAGGCTGCTTTGACAATTGATCCTCAAAATGAAACTCTACAAGCTGACACACACAAAATCAGACAAATCATCCAAGGGAGTGCACCCTGTCCcgaatgaatatatatatatatttttttttatacattcatATATATTTTTGCAATGAGGAACATTACAATGAATGCTGATAGCCTACCTGTTCAGTATAGCCTAATGTGTTTATAGTGATACAATAAAAAAGTCAAACATTGTAACTTGCTCCAGCTATTAGTGTGTTTCTGTATGTCACAAATAACATAAGTGCAAGTAATACTATGCTTTAATTTGTGTGTAAGTAGAATGATACAACATGCATATTGTAGAACTTAAATGTACAGCTTTTATGCATTTTCAGGACACCAATCATTGTCAATGGAGTGAAGGTCCACCAGGTAGTTTAATCAACACTAAGACAATGTTATACCATGTCAATCAAATCAGATAGTGTTTTGCAAATTAGGGCAGTCATATACCCTGCTTCGATCAAGACTTGTATTGAAGGAGTTGTCACGTAACATCCCACAGTTCCCAAGGTCTTCTGTGAATCTTTGTGAAAGTGGGTGGTAGGTACAGGGTGATGATTCAAATGTTGGAGGACTAACGCCATAGTCACTTGAGGTGGTCTTGTAGAAGGGGCTTTGAGGCTTTGCCCATGTCACATGTGAATTGTTTTTCATCACTGGGGTCATCATACATGAGAAAACAGGATTCCCAGGGTTTGCACACAGGGCTCTGCTTTGTTCCTGCTGTTGAGGAGCCGACATTGTTGCCAAGGCCTACCAGTCTACCTAGAATGTCAGGTGAtgacaaaaaaaaatcaaatagttcaaggtttcccaaactcggttttCCCAAAATATAAAAGATTATGGATACTGACAAGATACTGGTctctccaccctaacaatgggagtcgttgtccaaaAAGCAGCACACCTATCTCTTTTTTTTGGATTGGTTGATACATCTCATTATATTAATACTTAAAAATAAAGTATatgagggttgttgacgtcaaccgACTGTATTCAATTGAGAGATGTTATGCCaatgtagcaaataagccatacaTTTTTGGAGGGACAAAATTCGACACTCATTATACAAAATCTCCTTGCCTGGTGGGCGACAGACTTTCAGCCGAGTTGTGCCTA
The sequence above is a segment of the Salvelinus alpinus chromosome 33, SLU_Salpinus.1, whole genome shotgun sequence genome. Coding sequences within it:
- the dnaaf4 gene encoding dynein axonemal assembly factor 4 isoform X1; amino-acid sequence: MPLIVKDYTWTQTEMIVYINVPLKGVKVGKVDIFSTDEYLKVHFPPFLFEAFLSEPIDDDKSTAKIGNGVAVFTLQKKKERLWEHLVINNMCVSVLDDKDKSREIRERALLKAQEKLAAESKAKATKTQEERKYALETMMKLEEEGRAKIQKMKDDECEKATAQLEAWKLKQRQIAEEEAQLKLQSQRIKVDKQSKSEKIHVPRTSDQCKVKHDQKNSVQSISKKKQVDLPAPRSTGNIQIKFTPRVFPTALRESRVPEEEEWLQKQAEARRAIHADLAELKDLTEEERNPDWLKEKGDKLFATGNYLAAINAYSLAIKLNRKIPTIYSNRSACHLKLRNLHKAIEDSSWALDLLTPPVAANASARTRAHVRRGTAFCELELYTEGLCNINKGISQAIWLPLALSILVLDLIVIHTWTSEMQKREYFAQYTASQC
- the dnaaf4 gene encoding dynein axonemal assembly factor 4 isoform X4 encodes the protein MPLIVKDYTWTQTEMIVYINVPLKGVKVGKVDIFSTDEYLKVHFPPFLFEAFLSEPIDDDKSTAKIGNGVAVFTLQKKKERLWEHLVINNNDKDKSREIRERALLKAQEKLAAESKAKATKTQEERKYALETMMKLEEEGRAKIQKMKDDECEKATAQLEAWKLKQRQIAEEEAQLKLQSQRIKVDKQSKSEKIHVPRTSDQCKVKHDQKNSVQSISKKKQVDLPAPRSTGNIQIKFTPRVFPTALRESRVPEEEEWLQKQAEARRAIHADLAELKDLTEEERNPDWLKEKGDKLFATGNYLAAINAYSLAIKLNRKIPTIYSNRSACHLKLRNLHKAIEDSSWALDLLTPPVAANASARTRAHVRRGTAFCELELYTEGLQDYQAALTIDPQNETLQADTHKIRQIIQGSAPCPE
- the dnaaf4 gene encoding dynein axonemal assembly factor 4 isoform X3, which encodes MPLIVKDYTWTQTEMIVYINVPLKGVKVGKVDIFSTDEYLKVHFPPFLFEAFLSEPIDDDKSTAKIGNGVAVFTLQKKKERLWEHLVINNMCVSVLDDKDKSREIRERALLKAQEKLAAESKAKATKTQEERKYALETMMKLEEEGRAKIQKMKDDECEKATAQLEAWKLKQRQIAEEEAQLKLQSQRIKVDKQSKSEKIHVPRTSDQCKVKHDQKNSVQSISKKKQVDLPAPRSTGNIQIKFTPRVFPTALRESRVPEEEEWLQKQAEARRAIHADLAELKDLTEEERNPDWLKEKGDKLFATGNYLAAINAYSLAIKLNRKIPTIYSNRSACHLKLRNLHKAIEDSSWALDLLTPPVAANASARTRAHVRRGTAFCELELYTEGLQDYQAALTIDPQNETLQADTHKIRQIIQGSAPCPE
- the dnaaf4 gene encoding dynein axonemal assembly factor 4 isoform X2; amino-acid sequence: MPLIVKDYTWTQTEMIVYINVPLKGVKVGKVDIFSTDEYLKVHFPPFLFEAFLSEPIDDDKSTAKIGNGVAVFTLQKKKERLWEHLVINNNDKDKSREIRERALLKAQEKLAAESKAKATKTQEERKYALETMMKLEEEGRAKIQKMKDDECEKATAQLEAWKLKQRQIAEEEAQLKLQSQRIKVDKQSKSEKIHVPRTSDQCKVKHDQKNSVQSISKKKQVDLPAPRSTGNIQIKFTPRVFPTALRESRVPEEEEWLQKQAEARRAIHADLAELKDLTEEERNPDWLKEKGDKLFATGNYLAAINAYSLAIKLNRKIPTIYSNRSACHLKLRNLHKAIEDSSWALDLLTPPVAANASARTRAHVRRGTAFCELELYTEGLCNINKGISQAIWLPLALSILVLDLIVIHTWTSEMQKREYFAQYTASQC